ATCATTTTATCATTATGCACATAAGGGAGGAGCCGTATGCGATGAAAATCTCATGTACGGTTCTGTAACGGAGATTCTTTGAATTGAATGACGACCGTAACGGATGTCAGCTCAATCCGAAGGAAATTATGCGGAAGCTTTACAGAATTATTATGAAGCTATGCGACTAGAAATTGATCCCTATGACCGAAGTTATATACTCTATAACATAGGACTTATCCACACAAGTAACGAAGAACATACGAAAGCTTTGGAATATTATTTTCGAGCGCTCGAACGAAACCCATTCTTACCACAAGCTTTTAATAATATGGCCGTGATCTATCATTACGTGCGACTATCTCCGCTATAGAAAGAAAAAAGTAAAGAAAGATCAAATTCGCTAGTAAATACTAGAAAACTAGGCTTTCTACATATGCATCGTCTAAAACAACGATTTTTATCAGTTGTAGAAAAGAAACTTCATAGAAGTTGAAATATGAAGAAATAGATATGCCTAGCTGTTTTATTCTATGGGTAAAGGATCTAATTGATAGAGTAAGCACCGTAAAGATCAATTAGCGAGGTTTTGGGCCGATACAATAATAACTGCTTACTTATGTCATGATGTGAGACAAACGTTAGGAATCCACTTATGTAATAGAGTCGATCCACTAAGGTATTGAGCAGCGGTGTAGGATCAGATCCCAAAGATAGTAAGTCTTTCCTTTCGAAAGTCTTTTTCAAAAATTCTATATAAATTTCTATATGATATGAAACTGAGATAGTTACCTTTCAGAAAATTGTAATGATAGGCGAAATGTCTATGTTTTATTCTTCTGAAGGTGGGAGAAaagataaaactaaaataaaCCGGATTTTTAATCCAAACTTAAGATTTAAGTTTGAAACTCATTTTATTAACTTCTTTTCGTTAACCCGAAAAATGGAATAGATCTACGAGAAATCTTATTCAGTTAGATATGGTAGATTCAAATGGGGTACAAAAAGAATTGACCGCCGAGCCGTATGAGGTAGGAAACTCTCAAGTACGGTTCTAAGGGAAGGAATTAACCCACCTATTCCGACCGGGGAGAACAGGCCATTCGGCAAGGGGATTCTGAAATTGCGGAGGCTTGGTTCGACCAAGCCGCTGAGTATTGGAAACAGGCTATAGCACTTACTCCTGGTAATTATATTGAAGCGCATAATTGGTTGAAGATCACTAGACGTTTCGAATAAAAGACGATacccttttctttattttagttATTATTGAATTTCTAATTTAGATTGTTTTAgatatttttttgttataattaattgTTTGTTGGCCCCATCAGTCAAATAAAATAGATCATTCCTTTGGGAAGAACCAATCAAAGAATTTCTTTATATCCATTCTAAGCGTTCTATTTCGTATGGTATTTCGTACGAATAAAGGATACATGGGTAGCTTACAAAatctattttttaattttctttctttttttctattaaaaaaaagacgattaaaactaatcaaataaaaaatacttCGAATCAATGAAGATATGAAAATTTCTTAGTAATGGCTAATGGCTGCTCGCGTGATTTGGAATAGAGTAATAGTACTATCTAAAAAACATGAAGCAGCTCCATCTAATAACTTTTAATTGAGATCTGAAATATACTAGGTTGCACAAAAAGTAGTTTTTGTATCAATCTAAAGTCAGAAAGGGTTTTAGAAGATCCAAAAGGTCCGTTGAGCGCCTCATGGCTATGTCATAATAGATCCGAACACTTGCCCCGAATCGACTTCCAGATCATAATTGCTCTAGTGAATAACTAAAGAAAATAGATAGATGGGAGATAGAAAACTAGAAGAGAAAGAAACTAATTATATAATAGAAATATCTCTCCGAGATTCACTAATTATTTGACTGTTGGCGGGTCTCTTTGTATGTGTTGTCCGGAAAGAGGAGGACTCAATGATTATTCGTTCGCCGGAACCAGAAGTAAAAATTTTGGTAGATAGGGATCACATAAAAACTTCATTCGAGGAATGGGCTAGACCGGGTCATTTCTCAAGAACAATAGCTAAAGGCCCTGAAACTACCACTTGGATCTGGAACCTACATGCTGATGCTCACGATTTCGATAGCCATACCAGTGATTTGGAGGAGATCTCTCGAAAAGTATTTAGTGCGCATTTCGGTCAACTCTCCAtcatcttcctttggctgagtggCATGTATTTCCACGGTGCTCGTTTTTCCAATTATGAAGCATGGCTAAGCGATCCGACTCACATTAGGCCTAGTGCCCAAGTGGTTTGGCCGATAGTGGGCCAGGAAATATTGAATGGTGATGTGGGCGGGGGCTTCCGAGGAATACAAATAACCTCTGGTTTCTTAGTTCAAGATCCCTCTTACTAACTGGAATCAAAGAATTAGTAGATCTGTTCTGCCCAAAATGGTAATGGGCTTGGGTTATGAACTTATAATCAGGTCCATTGGTGCCCCTATGGTCCAGTGGTTACGACCTCTCTCTTTCACGGAGAAAACGAGGGTTCAAGTCCCTCTAGGGGTATACCAAGACCATAGGAAAATAATATTTAAGTATTTGAAAAATCTGTTTGAAATTGTCAAGTTGCAAATAGTTAGTTACCAAGATCTGATTATGGGTTATTAAATgggaaaataaatcaaaattataaaTTGGAAAACCTGTTCCTAACGGGCCCAACGAATTCCTAATTGGAATTAGGGGGTTCTTTTTGATTGATTCTTTTATCACATTGGGAGATTTTACATCGTTGAATGGGCCTATTCGAAAACAATTGGATGATGACAAAATTATCAAAGATTGAGATTCCTTATTAACGTTGTAAAGTTTGCTTAACCTCTTGTGCAGTGTCATAATGTTCTTCACCAACGATCCGGGGTTGTAGCATCGTTGACGTTGAATCTAAAGGATCTACTGCTGGATAGATACCTTTGGCGGCTAATCCCCTTGATAGTACGGTTGTAGCATCTAAATGTGCAAATGTCGTAGCAGGAGCAGGGTCGGTCAAATCATCTGCAGGTACATAAACAGCTTGAATAGAAGTTATGGACCCTTCTTTGGTAGAAGTAATTCTTTCTTGTAAAGAACCCATTTCGGTACTAAGGGTAGGTTGATAACCCACAGCGGAAGGCATTCTACCCAACAAGGCGGATACTTCAGATCCTGCTTGGACAAAACGGAAGATATTGTCAATAAATAAAAGTACATCTTGTTCATTAACATCTCGGAAATATTCCGCCATAGTTAGGGCATTCAAACCAACTCTCATACGAGCTCCCGGCGGTTCATTCATCTGACCGTAAACTAGAGCTACTTTTGATTCTGgaatatttttttcattaattacTCCAGATTCTTTCATTTCCATGTAAAGATCATTTCCTTCACGAGTCCGTTCACCGACTCCGCCAAATACAGATACGCCTCCGTGAGCTTTGGCAATATTGTTAATCAATTCCATAATGAGTACTGTTTTACCCACGCCAGCTCCCCCGAATAGTCCGATTTTTCCTCCACGGCGATAAGGGGCTAAAAGATCTACTACTTTAATTCCGGTTTCAAAAATAGATAATTTTGTATCTAACTGTATAAAGGCAGGCGCAGATCTATGAATAGGAAATGTTGTACTAGTATCTACAGGACCTAAATTATCAACAGGCTCGCCAAGCACGTTGAAAATTCGTCCGAGAGTCGCTCCACCGACCGGAACACTTAGTGGAGCTCCCGTATCAATTACGTCCATCCCTCTCGTTAGACCATCTGTAGCACTCATAGCTACGGCCCTAACTCGATTGTTTCCTAATAAGTGTTGTACCTCACAAGTCACATTAATTGGTTGACCAGCAATATCTCGACCCTTAACTACCAGAGCGTTATAAATATTAGGCATTTTGCCTGGCGGAAAGGCTACATCTAGTACCGGACCAATGATTTGGGCGATATGCCCCAGTGTCTTTTTGTCAAGCGTGGTAACCCCAAAACCAGAAGTAGTAGGATTCATTCTCATATTCATAATATAACAATAAAGtaaaaaatctcgaaattttttgCGAACAGGATCGCATTCAAAATAAATCTCCGATGTCAAGTTGATCGGTTAATTCAAAAGAAAGGAGAGTTAGCACACGATTTTGTTAGTACCATCCAACCGAATCCAATTTAATTGTTTACTTATTCAATTTCAATGAGTTAATTTTCAAGTTCAACCAacccattttcaaaataaaaagtagATGAATAAGAATCTTGAGAAAATCTTTCATTTGTCTATCATTATAGACAATCCCATCTATATTATCTATGGAATTCGAACCTGAAATCTATTTACGATTCAGTATTTCTATATAATTGGCT
The genomic region above belongs to Lactuca sativa cultivar Salinas chromosome 4, Lsat_Salinas_v11, whole genome shotgun sequence and contains:
- the LOC128133326 gene encoding ATP synthase subunit beta, chloroplastic-like; this encodes MNMRMNPTTSGFGVTTLDKKTLGHIAQIIGPVLDVAFPPGKMPNIYNALVVKGRDIAGQPINVTCEVQHLLGNNRVRAVAMSATDGLTRGMDVIDTGAPLSVPVGGATLGRIFNVLGEPVDNLGPVDTSTTFPIHRSAPAFIQLDTKLSIFETGIKVVDLLAPYRRGGKIGLFGGAGVGKTVLIMELINNIAKAHGGVSVFGGVGERTREGNDLYMEMKESGVINEKNIPESKVALVYGQMNEPPGARMRVGLNALTMAEYFRDVNEQDVLLFIDNIFRFVQAGSEVSALLGRMPSAVGYQPTLSTEMGSLQERITSTKEGSITSIQAVYVPADDLTDPAPATTFAHLDATTVLSRGLAAKGIYPAVDPLDSTSTMLQPRIVGEEHYDTAQEVKQTLQR